From the Quercus lobata isolate SW786 chromosome 6, ValleyOak3.0 Primary Assembly, whole genome shotgun sequence genome, one window contains:
- the LOC115995317 gene encoding COBRA-like protein 7 produces MASNLRRHFYVAVLLLFTILPSALSQQATGPNSCNGIYVSYAYVTGSQLKPNLTGSDPTHQPYRFESVLTVQNNDQVELQAWKVFVGFQHDEILVSATNAVIGNGGTGLPASVGNGTVLVGYPMTDLKTAIETAGDLTQMSVQVSMVGTQFGVAPPAIPMPSNISLVNDGWSCPKSTSTGKNNVTEICCVQDPNAKTNITASDGFLARGSGDLTIMYDVTQTYESNYWAQVTISNHNPLGRLDYWKLSWEWMNDEFIFAMNGAYPSVVDSSECIFGSQGTYYQSLDFSTVLNCQRRPTIIDLPLTMYNDTKLGFKPYCCRNGTILPTEMDPSKSISSFQMQVFKMPPDLNRSQLSPPLNWAINGTLNPNYQCSQPVQVSPSQFPASSGVPVNSTAVASWQVVCNVTRPKSASPKCCVSFSAYYNDSVIPCKTCACGCPSNTPRTCSTTAPAMLLPSNALLVPFDNRTALSTAWAQLKHEPVPNPLPCGDNCGVSINWHLYTDYSNGWSARITLFNWGDTSFADWFAAVELDKAAAGFQKMYSFNGSTLALNGVNDTIFMQGNQGLNYLVAEDQQQNPWVPGKQQSVISFTKKLTPGINVAKGDGFPTKVYFNGEECSLPSTIPSSGSRKGPTAIFSVLSVVVFMLMWQ; encoded by the exons ATGGCCTCCAATCTCCGCCGCCACTTCTACGTCGCCGTTTTGCTCTTATTCACGATCTTACCCTCCGCACTCTCTCAACAAGCAACCGGACCCAACTCCTGCAACGGCATATACGTCTCCTACGCGTACGTCACCGGGTCCCAACTAAAACCCAACCTTACAGGATCCGACCCGACCCACCAGCCCTACCGCTTCGAATCCGTACTCACAGTTCAGAACAACGACCAAGTGGAGCTACAGGCATGGAAAGTGTTCGTTGGGTTTCAACACGACGAGATCTTGGTTTCGGCCACTAACGCCGTGATTGGCAACGGGGGGACTGGCTTGCCGGCGAGTGTGGGAAACGGCACCGTTTTGGTCGGGTACCCGATGACGGATCTGAAGACGGCGATCGAGACAGCCGGGGACTTGACCCAGATGAGTGTCCAGGTCAGCATGGTCGGGACTCAGTTCGGTGTGGCTCCACCTGCTATTCCTATGCCTTCTAACATTTCGCTTGTCAACGATGGTTGGTCTTGTCCTAAGTCCACTTCAACAG GGAAGAATAATGTGACGGAAATCTGTTGCGTGCAAGACCCGAATGCTAAAACAAACATCACTGCAAGTGATGGGTTCTTGGCTcgtgggagtggtgaccttacaATTATGTATGATGTTACCCAAACATATGAGTCGAATTACTGGGCACAGGTCACAATCTCAAACCATAACCCTCTTGGCCGTCTTGATTATTGGAAATTGAGCTGGGAGTGGATGAATGATGAATTCATATTTGCAATGAATGGGGCGTATCCATCTGTTGTAGATTCTTCAGAATGTATCTTTGGATCACAAGGTACTTATTACCAGAGTTTGGACTTCTCCACTGTATTGAATTGTCAAAGAAGGCCAACCATAATTGATCTGCCTCTAACAATGTACAATGACACGAAACTTGGGTTTAAACCTTATTGTTGCCGAAATGGTACAATCTTGCCAACAGAGATGGATCCAAGCAAGTCAATTTCATCATTCCAGATGCAGGTGTTTAAAATGCCACCAGATCTCAACCGTTCCCAGCTCTCACCACCACTAAACTGGGCGATCAATGGTACACTTAACCCTAATTATCAATGCAGCCAACCAGTGCAGGTGAGTCCTAGCCAATTTCCAGCTTCAAGCGGTGTACCAGTGAATTCAACTGCAGTTGCAAGCTGGCAGGTGGTGTGCAATGTCACGCGTCCCAAGAGTGCAAGTCCCAAATGCTGTGTCTCATTTTCTGCCTACTATAATGACTCTGTCATTCCGTGCAAAACTTGTGCATGTGGCTGCCCTAGCAACACTCCTCGTACTTGTAGCACAACAGCTCCAGCTATGCTTCTTCCATCAAATGCACTTCTTGTTCCATTTGATAATCGGACTGCCTTGTCTACTGCGTGGGCTCAACTTAAACACGAACCAGTGCCAAATCCGTTGCCCTGTGGAGATAACTGTGGGGTCAGTATTAACTGGCACTTGTATACAGATTACAGTAATGGATGGAGTGCAAGAATCACACTTTTCAATTGGGGGGATACTTCATTTGCTGATTGGTTTGCTGCAGTAGAATTGGACAAGGCAGCTGCTGGTTTCCAAAAAATGTACTCGTTCAACGGAAGTACCTTGGCCTTGAATGGTGTCAATGATACCATATTCATGCAGGGTAATCAAGGATTGAACTATCTCGTGGCGGAAGACCAACAGCAGAATCCTTGGGTGCCTGGGAAACAACAGTCTGTGATCTCTTTTACTAAGAAATTGACTCCTGGAATAAATGTGGCTAAAGGAGATGGCTTTCCCACTAAGGTATACTTCAATGGCGAGGAGTGCTCACTTCCTTCAACAATTCCAAGCAGTGGTAGTAGAAAGGGCCCGACTGCTATATTTTCAGTCCTCTCAGTTGTAGTGTTtatgttgatgtggcaataG